The Arachis duranensis cultivar V14167 chromosome 9, aradu.V14167.gnm2.J7QH, whole genome shotgun sequence genomic sequence ATTTACcaataaaaacatattttatttataattgaaataaaatttatttgccaataattggtggataaaattgaaattacacccgtgtcatataattataattgattaattagtataaaatgaaattatatcCGTGCCATgagtaataatctaaataattatatcttaacaaaatataatttgaaataatttataaacaattatcttaacaaaaataataattaataattgatttaaaaatcaatgcaaaaaataattattaataatagtattattaactgggtaaataatataattttaaatgattattaactggataaataatataatttcaaattattacttaaaatataaataatatatgaaaatctattgagtaaattaatgattttgcaccttaataatttgacaattattactcaattaaccagttaattgaattagtaataacaattttcaatttcaaattttgtatattaagtagttattaaaaattgggtaataacgatttacacgagaaaatcattgataaatttaattaaccatatagaagataatatactaatagttttagtatattatttatggcAAGCGAAATTATTTCCtcatattttctattaaaattgaaattagtaataatttaagaaaaggtttattaataaaattagtaatagtCACATTTTTATACACATGATATAtgttttctatatattatttagaaAATATAATGAAACATGAATAATGAATGAGTATATTATTTCTTCGACTAGCTAATTAATGCAAAATCGAGTATCCTTTTTTATTCGATTGAGGTCATATTCTATTTGGTGAAAGTTTCAATCACCTTAACTAAATCCTGTGTTTGTGCCTTAACTTATACAGGTAGTAATATATTACATATTATATCTAAGTAGTTATTTCCCATAGCAGagatttaaaaaatcatattaaggTTTATTGCCAAATAATTAGTGGATGAATAATagtagattatattattttgggaaagtattttcattataattatatcaaattaatatttaattatgataaaatatgttaattataattatatcatagaattataataattacgatatttatgttatatattttaatcatttatgtacgtaaataattagaaatcaaaatataacttaTAATTACGCGTACCATGCAAgattaaataagatatataataaCATAGATGATTTATTACTTATACtgattaaatacaataaatacatattaatttagttaaaaaaatcacTTTCCTATGttttcctatttatttttttaattcgtttaaatccaattaattataataaattaattatatcaactaattaattcaatcaattattttttaatttattttttgaattcaataaatcaaataaaattaattatactaattatttgtattgactaattgatttgattaattcttaaaaatatttttatttaatttattttatttatttaaatataactaattagttatttaattttattaggataaatatcaaattctatttctaatataaaaatataaaattttattcatttcatttttattttaccactataaaagatcatatatgctagaagaaaatatcattcatttatcaattactctttcattgggtagcttttacaacaattctttttctttctatgagGTGCCGTCACAAGAAGACAACTATCATGAATACAAATCAACACACACTCTTCAACTCCCGTGCTCATCATTTAgagcaatatatgatatgttATCCATTAAGCATTTATAGACCATGGTGTTATCATGtttgcataaataaataaaaaatctataatTAAGCTTAAGTCATTTATCTATTTGTGTGGTATATTGTAGTGtgaaattacttttaatttgtgttgtgcaatgatattatgatttaatttaagcttttattttagaattgtgttattattttatctCATCCTATTTTCTTAGATATTaagttgatgtatttttatttattattattgaagcagatgtgatataaaatttgtaaaaaaaaaacttacattcaatttattttattgtagtcttctattcttctatttttttattcttttattcgttttattttctttttaaatatcatataatttattataatttataccaattaattaattataattcattatatcagttagtttaattcattaatttataatatacatGATAAAATAGATCATTTNNNNNNNNNNNNNNNNNATaagtaaattatattataattttatgttagttcATAATTGATTAATGATTAATGGTTATAAAGCTATGTTactctaaatttttatattttataaatattttatttaaatataatttttttaacataaaaatatattatttttaataatatcataattttatattttttaattattctaaatgaatattttatcaaatactaattaaagctattcactaatatattttttaactattatataaaattaaaatcgtattaatgaatttaatattaaagttaatttgactttttattatttagagtgtttttcgatcaataattttatactctttactttttttagtttcattttgaattttaatttagtactCAAAGGTAGTGAAATTTTATTGATACTgaaataaagttacaaaagggtCCATAGGGtagaataagtaaaataatatgATACCCACATTGCAACATTCAAATGAAAACAACTTAGGATCtaaaatgtttatctttctctttctcgccgtctattatattatctatcctatcatataaaaatactattttctaatcttctataaataaaaatgacaaaataaaattataaaaataatctttttatcatttttgctattttaattttattttctttgctttttcttatgtataattttattttatattaattttgtttatttattaataaaatatattcatattaattctatcatataataatatatttttttcctatATTAATCAAAGAATTTCAATAGTTATCAACTACATCTAATAGAATGACTAAGAAGTGAGAACTACGAGAAGTTAAACCCAGGTTCAAAATgctgaaacaaagaaaaaaaataatggatatatgattagagaaaaatgtataataatgacaaaatatactaaaactggatTTTTTCTCCAATTACTAAAAGTGAGGTATTAATTCCTCGtgaattcattttttctctaaaatgaaatcactattttcttttctaaatttattttagaaaaatatatttattataattatattacaattaacatttaacgaataatgcatgattatactaatttagagaaatatttttattataattatataaaatcaatatttaatacattatcaactaataaaagtgaggtgtcaattcctcatgaatttattttccctccaaaatgaaagtactattctctcttctaaatttgttttagaaaaatatctttatcataattatattacaatattacaattagcatttaatgaataatgcataattataataacttagaaaaataaaataaagtacagTAATTTATCTTCCGACTGCACACGTGTatagaataacttttaagaagGAGTCATGTATAGTAAATACGGTCGATGATTGTAAAACTATATACtaacattgatataatattattttatgtatatgtTTTGCAGACATCAAagaaaagtgttgagttgttttttagtagatttaaattattcattgtttattagagaattttgtacattagaattctctaataatttattatttattttgagctaattttgatatattcttATTTGAcagtaaaataacatataaaatttgTTGGTGGGTCGAAgtattattaagttatttatggtcacattgagtatatatgtttgatttattgaagaaagtagattactaaaaccaattaataactatttagagttaatatatttaacactaANNNNNNNNNNNNNNNNNNNNNNNNNNNNNNNNNNNNNNNNNNNNNNNNNNNNNNNNNNNNNNNNNNNNNNNNNNNNNNNNNNNNNNNNNNNNNNNNNNNNNNNNNNNNNNNNNNNNNNNNNNNNNNNNNNNNNNNNNNNNNNNNNNNNNNNNNNNNNNCATAACACGGGTTAATACACTTAGAAATTACTGCACAATGAATGTGGTATATAGAGAAGTTTTTGAGAGcctataataaaaagataataacaaaatgtcttactaaatctatttatttattaaaatttattactatcacttaaacaaatttagaaattttaggAACTAATAGATGAATTCTTATTGTACATTAATagtttgagaatattaaaattatcataaaaattcgtataattttattctcttgacaaataattttataattacgttaatcatataattttatatacaaacatTGATACAATGTTGtttcatgtatatattttgtaGGTATCAAAGGATAGCATTGAATTGTTATTcagtatatttaaattatttattgtttattacaaAACTTTTTGCATTATGATTCTTTATTAATTTGTTCTacattttgagctgattttgatattttcttacTTTACAGTATACCAACATATAAAACTTTGTTGGTAGATTTAAGTATTACTAAACTATTTATGGTCATATTGAGTATATATgcttgatttattgaaaaaaataaattaaataactattttatagttaatacaattaacattatattaagaaaagaaaaacaacgtATACAAAAACActatattaagaaaagaaaaacaacgcatacaagttatttttttattaattaaattattataattaaaataaaatttaatataacaacttaaaattataatttcaatcttatcacgtgtATGACACGGGTGATTaaacttgtatatatatataatagaggATACTTAAGGTATGGTTGATTGCGAATCCCGAAAAGCCACCTAAAGGGcctttgtattttcttttggaCCTTGCTTGATTAAATACGGAAATTGAATATAGCGATGATTTTAGAACAATGTTAGGCCAACAACATTTGTGATTGGTAGCTATTAACTAGTTATCAataatgatttgatggtgtgagattagtATAAAATTTCATCTAATAACTCTCTTTCTTTTTGCTGGTTATATGCTGgccaaaatacaataaaattggTCGCCCTAAATTTTTCCATGATTTTATTCACGTGTGGataatatgaaaataattaGAGAAGATACATTAACGGAAGGAAGATGGAAAGTAGTAAAATGATGTGGATCAATGAAGAGTTTTAAGTAAATGGAAGACTTTGGTGGACATGGAAGCATCACCAACAAAAATGCCATGGCGACCAGCATTATAAAACTGGCCCACCACATCCACTCTCTTGTCCTTTAGCAGCTTCACGAGCTCCTTCTGGCGGTCCACCAGCTGGTCCCCATCACACCAAACACTGCAACCCTCCACTCAAGCTCCCTTATACTAGCCAACACCTTTGCCCCTCCATTCACCGTTGGATTCGAATACTCGTGATCCCGGTCAGCGCCAACTGGCAGCGATAGCTTCCACATGGAATCCGTAACCGCCAGTGGCAAGTTCAAGTCCTTCGCTAGCCTCAGCTCCGACGgagttctcttcttccctccgAAAAACGGCTGAATCAATATCATCCCTTTGATCTTCAGCGGCCTGATCTGGTCTGCCTCCGCGGCTGCACGTAGACCCGCGTTGTACGCTATGTTTCCTCCAGCACTCTCTCCCATGAGATAGCATCGGGAGAAATCAGCGTGAGCCAGCCACAAGTCATTGGAGGCTCTGATCCAGTGCAGCGCCTGCACCGAGTCCTCGTACGCCGCCGGCAAGCGGTGCTCCGGAGCAAGGCGGTAATCGACGGAAACGACGACGGATTGGGTGGCGTTGGCCATGCGGACGCAGAAGTCGTGGAAGTAGGTGGAGTTGGCATGGTAGAATATGAAACCGCCGCCATGGTAGAAGACGATGAGGGGAAGGTTGGGGTGGTTAGGGGGAGTATTGAGTGCTTGGCGGGGTAGGTAGATCCGCGCCCAGGTGTGCTTGGATTGGTCGATGGTAAGGTCCTTGGAGAGAACGGATATGGGGAGAGTGGGATCTGGTGAGGGAGGGGTCTCTGGATAGTTTTGGAGGCGGGTGAAAGTGCCGTCTGGATTGGGGATTATGTTGAGAATCTTGTAGGGATCCTCAGATGATGATGAGGGTTCTATTGAGTTCACTCTTACTACTGTGAAGAGGAGAAGATGTAAGCACAATAATGCTGTTATCGTTGTCATGCCAGCACTATAATTGGAGTGTGGGATTGGGAAAGCGAACAAGAGCACCATGCCTCaaagagaagaagaacgagaaaTGACCGGGAgcgtttatttttctttcatgccatgtgcttcttcttgtttttcGTGTCAAGACTACAGCTAGCTAATTATTAATTACGTGCTACCGAACAATAATTTACTACTATATGAGAGAAACCGAAAATTATCActtaacatatatatagatatgaGTTACGAAAACAGGTGTCTAATTATGTAATCATCCTAAATTTCAAATAGAGACCTTGAACGACTTTGATAATGAGCGGTTCTCCGGGTTGTGGCGGTAGTGGACTGAAAACCAAAATTGGTCGGTTGAAGTTGGAAATCATTCCCAGGCAACAACCAGAACTGTTGGACTTTAAAGTTACTGTGTAAGGTAACTCAAACATGCGAGGATCATTATTATCCAGTGCTTGCCGTGGCAGGTACACCCGACCCCACATCGTTTC encodes the following:
- the LOC107466967 gene encoding LOW QUALITY PROTEIN: carboxylesterase 1-like (The sequence of the model RefSeq protein was modified relative to this genomic sequence to represent the inferred CDS: inserted 1 base in 1 codon), translated to MVLLFAFPIPHSNYSAGMTTITALLCLHLLLFTVVRVNSIEPSSSSEDPYKILNIIPNPDGTFTRLQNYPETPPSPDPTLPISVLSKDLTIDQSKHTWARIYLPRQALNTPPNHPNLPLIVFYHGGGFIFYHANSTYFHDFCVRMANATQSVVVSVDYRLAPEHRLPAAYEDSVQALHWIRASNDLWLAHADFSRCYLMGESAGGNIAYNAGLRAAAEADQIRPLKIKGMILIQPFFGGKKRTPSELRLAKDLNLPLAVTDSMWKLSLPVGADRDHEYSNPTVNGGAKVLASIRELEWRVAVFXCDGDQLVDRQKELVKLLKDKRVDVVGQFYNAGRHGIFVGDASMSTKVFHLLKTLH